In one window of Deinococcus cellulosilyticus NBRC 106333 = KACC 11606 DNA:
- a CDS encoding regulatory protein RecX, producing MEDKNPVNATPAKSITLEELKAYAFRALAQKQLSEHELRTRLKRRGATPEQSDQLIELLKGYGYLNDQEVARTLARKRGVGRGYIQQKLYEKGVKASAKTLRDDETEEEELQALIDRNLEKWQRDGEKGFRRAVGFLVRRGFEYGKVLTLLKASFQLDMSDLDG from the coding sequence GTGGAAGACAAAAACCCTGTGAATGCAACCCCAGCAAAATCCATCACCCTGGAAGAGCTCAAAGCCTACGCTTTTCGTGCGCTGGCCCAGAAGCAACTCAGCGAGCATGAACTTCGCACACGTCTGAAGCGCAGGGGCGCGACTCCTGAGCAGTCAGACCAGTTGATTGAACTCCTCAAAGGATATGGGTACCTCAACGATCAGGAGGTGGCCCGCACCCTGGCCCGCAAGCGTGGGGTGGGCAGAGGGTACATCCAGCAGAAGCTGTATGAAAAAGGGGTCAAGGCCAGTGCAAAAACCCTCAGGGACGATGAAACCGAGGAAGAAGAACTGCAGGCCCTGATCGACCGCAACCTTGAGAAATGGCAGCGGGATGGCGAAAAGGGCTTCCGGCGTGCGGTGGGTTTTCTGGTGCGCCGGGGATTCGAGTACGGTAAAGTGCTTACGCTGCTGAAAGCCTCTTTTCAGCTTGACATGTCCGATCTGGACGGGTAA
- the pulA gene encoding type I pullulanase yields MFLKRPLLLGTAMLGLVACNFNTAPPKPTPDYSSYLAGKDLNFFRTKLGDPQIKSVLVLHYHRFDNDYTKWDVWTWPEGKDGQAVLFTEDDKYGKIAIIGSREEPGKRGFIVRKDDWSEKDVSDDRYADIPASGLGEIWVVSGQKDFYTDPAKIDLSAKAQFSFLDSFNEIKLAYSNPPQDLTRDKISVMVAGVKQNIESLTLNGKTAVIKLSAALKATDIGKDVTISGPGIQGAMPVYARDVLSDPAFTYSGGDLGAMYTPAQTTFKVWTPVSTRVQVLLFNTAADTTPYKILELARGDKGVWSGSEAGDLAGKYYQLRATRYGVTKTTVDPYSKAASNYFENLPMDNSKSAIVNMSNTNPEAWTTYKIPTVGKRTDVSVYEVHVRDFTVSESSGVPAAKRGKYLGVVESGTKVPGTSYSTGLDHLKKLGVNTVQLLPVYDFGNEQEGAYNWGYDPYLYNVPEAQYSTQPGDPAATIREFKTMVKGLQDSGINVIMDVVYNHTKHTGEKSPFDQLVPYYYYRTSDAGTYLNDTGVGNVMAVERPMVKNFILDSLKYWVSEYHIQGFRFDLLGTFKKDVVQTITNELTAFKPDIVLYGEPWTGGGPTYFGKGDQKGMKMGVFNDNFRNGIIGGVFNIDDRGFIQGDFGRAAAIMTGLKGSIDDFTQEPGESTNYATSHDNYVLWDHLSMGITKDRPMASLKQMQKMAAALVFTAQGLPFMSGGEEFARTKKGNGNSYNAGDDINAFDWTRLEQFADVNAYYSNIIKLRADHPVFRLSTRAEVEGRFHALNLDGSKGLVGFVLDGSGLAGESWKHTLVIFNASETEQTVDLPEGTFRIHVRGDQFSNDTLATAAGKVTVPALSTLVASADMVTFQMPALPALKSALNLEAATLDEFSAESCSNDAYAGWGEGNALQKMCVAQDANHIYTAITYKTADNSMVQYLSLGEGGPVSDMNTLDAWPRKVKFSSVAPNFFIANYGTNLTPELRKVLADGKTELIGTETLKVFNTNGTLTLKAKLSRATLGNANKIRLAAVIVGGDNYGGGSILPGSGNTANPADSWAVNISNPLGFSY; encoded by the coding sequence ATGTTTCTGAAACGTCCTCTGCTGCTCGGCACGGCGATGCTTGGTCTTGTGGCGTGCAATTTCAACACCGCGCCCCCCAAGCCCACTCCGGATTACAGTTCCTATCTGGCAGGCAAAGACCTGAACTTCTTCCGGACCAAACTCGGTGATCCCCAGATCAAGAGTGTGCTGGTTTTGCACTACCACCGTTTTGACAACGACTACACAAAGTGGGACGTCTGGACCTGGCCCGAAGGCAAAGATGGACAGGCCGTTCTGTTCACTGAAGACGACAAGTACGGCAAAATTGCCATCATCGGTTCCCGCGAAGAACCAGGCAAGCGGGGTTTCATTGTCCGCAAAGACGACTGGTCTGAAAAGGACGTTTCAGACGACCGTTATGCCGACATTCCAGCCAGCGGTCTGGGTGAAATCTGGGTGGTCAGTGGCCAGAAAGACTTCTACACCGATCCAGCCAAGATCGACCTGTCAGCCAAGGCCCAGTTCTCCTTTCTGGACAGCTTCAATGAGATCAAGCTGGCGTACAGCAACCCTCCCCAGGACCTGACCAGGGACAAGATCTCAGTGATGGTGGCCGGGGTCAAGCAAAACATTGAGAGCCTGACCCTGAACGGCAAAACTGCAGTGATCAAACTGAGTGCTGCCCTCAAGGCCACAGACATCGGCAAAGACGTGACCATCAGTGGTCCTGGCATTCAGGGCGCAATGCCTGTGTATGCCAGAGATGTGCTCAGTGATCCTGCCTTCACCTACAGTGGGGGAGACCTGGGAGCAATGTACACCCCGGCACAAACCACCTTCAAGGTGTGGACACCGGTGTCCACCAGGGTGCAGGTGCTCCTGTTCAACACTGCAGCAGACACCACCCCCTACAAGATTCTGGAACTCGCCAGAGGGGACAAAGGGGTATGGAGTGGCAGTGAAGCCGGAGACCTGGCCGGAAAATACTATCAACTGAGGGCCACCCGCTATGGGGTCACCAAGACCACAGTGGACCCCTACTCCAAAGCTGCGAGCAATTACTTTGAGAACCTGCCGATGGACAACAGCAAGTCTGCCATCGTCAACATGAGCAACACCAACCCTGAAGCCTGGACGACCTACAAGATCCCCACGGTGGGCAAGCGCACCGATGTCTCAGTGTACGAGGTGCACGTGCGGGACTTCACAGTGTCTGAAAGCTCTGGAGTCCCTGCAGCAAAAAGAGGCAAGTACCTTGGGGTGGTTGAAAGTGGAACCAAGGTTCCCGGGACCAGTTACAGCACCGGTCTGGACCACCTCAAAAAACTCGGGGTCAACACCGTTCAACTTCTCCCTGTATATGACTTCGGCAATGAGCAGGAGGGGGCTTACAACTGGGGCTATGATCCTTACCTGTACAACGTGCCGGAAGCCCAGTACTCCACCCAGCCGGGTGACCCCGCTGCCACCATCCGTGAATTCAAAACCATGGTCAAGGGCCTGCAGGACTCTGGCATCAACGTGATCATGGATGTGGTGTACAACCACACCAAACACACGGGTGAAAAGTCTCCTTTTGACCAGTTGGTGCCCTACTATTACTACCGCACCAGTGATGCTGGAACGTACCTGAACGACACCGGGGTGGGCAACGTCATGGCCGTCGAGCGCCCGATGGTGAAAAACTTCATCCTTGATTCCCTCAAGTACTGGGTCAGTGAGTACCACATCCAGGGCTTCCGCTTTGATCTGCTGGGCACCTTCAAGAAGGATGTGGTGCAGACCATCACCAATGAACTCACTGCGTTCAAACCGGACATCGTGCTGTACGGTGAGCCCTGGACTGGAGGTGGCCCCACCTATTTTGGCAAGGGCGACCAGAAGGGCATGAAGATGGGGGTCTTCAACGACAACTTCCGCAACGGCATCATTGGAGGGGTTTTCAACATTGATGACCGTGGTTTCATTCAGGGTGATTTTGGTCGTGCAGCAGCCATCATGACCGGCCTCAAAGGCAGCATTGATGATTTCACGCAGGAGCCCGGTGAAAGCACCAACTACGCCACCAGTCATGACAACTACGTGCTGTGGGACCACCTGTCCATGGGCATCACCAAAGACAGACCCATGGCTTCCCTCAAACAGATGCAGAAGATGGCGGCAGCACTGGTTTTCACCGCACAGGGCCTGCCTTTCATGTCCGGTGGGGAAGAGTTTGCCCGCACCAAGAAAGGCAACGGCAACTCCTACAACGCTGGAGATGACATCAACGCCTTTGACTGGACCCGTCTGGAACAGTTTGCAGATGTCAACGCCTACTACAGCAACATCATCAAACTGCGTGCAGACCACCCTGTTTTCCGCCTCAGCACCCGTGCAGAAGTCGAAGGACGATTCCATGCCCTGAACCTGGACGGAAGCAAAGGTCTGGTGGGGTTTGTGCTTGACGGCTCTGGACTGGCTGGAGAAAGCTGGAAACACACCCTGGTGATCTTCAATGCCAGTGAAACCGAACAGACGGTGGATCTGCCCGAAGGCACCTTCCGCATTCACGTCAGGGGAGACCAGTTCAGCAACGACACCCTTGCAACTGCTGCTGGAAAAGTCACGGTTCCTGCGCTCTCCACCCTGGTTGCATCTGCAGACATGGTGACCTTTCAGATGCCTGCTCTTCCTGCCCTCAAAAGCGCTCTGAACCTGGAGGCTGCCACCCTGGATGAGTTCAGCGCTGAAAGCTGCTCCAACGACGCTTATGCAGGATGGGGAGAGGGCAATGCCCTTCAAAAGATGTGTGTTGCCCAGGATGCCAATCACATCTACACTGCAATCACCTACAAGACCGCAGACAATTCCATGGTTCAATACCTCTCACTGGGTGAGGGTGGCCCTGTCAGTGACATGAACACCCTGGATGCCTGGCCCAGAAAAGTCAAGTTTTCAAGTGTGGCTCCCAATTTCTTCATTGCCAATTATGGAACGAATCTCACCCCTGAGTTGCGCAAAGTACTGGCAGATGGCAAAACGGAGCTGATTGGTACCGAAACCCTGAAAGTGTTCAACACCAATGGCACCCTGACCCTGAAAGCCAAACTGTCCCGTGCAACCCTGGGAAATGCCAACAAAATCAGGCTGGCAGCCGTGATCGTCGGGGGAGACAACTATGGCGGTGGGTCCATCCTGCCAGGGTCCGGCAACACAGCCAACCCCGCCGACAGCTGGGCCGTGAACATCAGCAATCCCCTCGGTTTCTCCTACTGA
- the rpsT gene encoding 30S ribosomal protein S20, protein MPLRHPSAQKRHRQSLKRRQNNRSKKSAIKTFSKKAVEAANTGAENAAELHRFAESLIDKAAKGSTLHKKAAARKKSRLAKRLNKVAAQAAQ, encoded by the coding sequence ATGCCTTTACGTCACCCCTCCGCTCAGAAGCGTCACCGCCAGAGCCTCAAGCGTCGCCAGAACAACCGCTCCAAAAAGAGTGCCATCAAGACCTTCAGCAAGAAGGCCGTTGAAGCTGCCAACACTGGCGCTGAAAACGCTGCTGAACTGCACCGTTTCGCCGAGAGCCTGATCGACAAGGCCGCCAAAGGCAGCACCCTGCACAAGAAAGCCGCTGCCCGCAAGAAGAGCCGTCTGGCCAAGCGCCTCAACAAAGTCGCTGCTCAGGCTGCCCAGTAA
- a CDS encoding TIGR00282 family metallophosphoesterase — protein MLRVLFVGDVYGKPGRRVFKNHLPTLRDQFDFVIVNGENAAGGFGLNKESARTLLDAGADCITLGNHTWDNREVYDLLQENHILRPFNYPLGTPGHGMHTFDVKGERITVINAMGRVWLDPLDDPFTGINQLLAREGLGSVFVDFHAEATSEKTAFGFFLDGRVAGVVGTHTHIPTADTRILPKGTGYQTDAGMTGVLNSVIGAAPDGPIAKFVEKIPVRWSTAEGIAQLNGVVLHVENNQCHHIERYQYTEEQ, from the coding sequence ATGCTACGAGTGCTCTTCGTGGGAGACGTTTACGGCAAACCGGGCAGGAGGGTCTTCAAAAACCACCTGCCTACCCTCCGTGATCAATTTGATTTTGTGATTGTCAACGGTGAGAATGCAGCAGGCGGCTTCGGACTGAACAAGGAAAGTGCCCGCACCCTGCTGGATGCCGGAGCGGACTGCATCACCCTGGGGAACCACACCTGGGACAACCGTGAAGTGTACGACCTGCTACAGGAAAACCACATCCTCAGGCCCTTTAATTATCCTCTGGGAACCCCGGGGCATGGCATGCACACCTTTGATGTCAAGGGAGAGCGCATCACCGTGATCAACGCCATGGGACGGGTCTGGCTTGATCCCCTTGATGATCCTTTCACAGGCATCAACCAGCTTCTGGCACGTGAAGGTCTGGGCAGTGTCTTCGTGGATTTTCATGCAGAGGCCACCAGTGAGAAAACCGCTTTCGGTTTTTTCCTGGACGGACGGGTTGCAGGCGTGGTTGGCACCCACACCCACATTCCCACTGCAGACACCCGGATTCTGCCGAAAGGCACAGGCTACCAGACAGATGCAGGCATGACGGGCGTGCTCAACAGTGTGATTGGAGCAGCCCCGGACGGACCGATTGCCAAATTTGTGGAGAAAATTCCGGTGCGCTGGAGCACCGCAGAGGGCATCGCACAGCTGAATGGTGTGGTCCTGCATGTCGAGAACAACCAGTGCCACCACATTGAGCGCTATCAGTACACGGAGGAACAGTAA
- a CDS encoding MATE family efflux transporter, with product MTTARRSSGLTSQLTQLAWPLMLSNLAYSMIGVTDTLFMGRLGQVEVGAVGLGWMYAFTITLLFRSYTNSVTTFVARAFGAGEPQEMRKWYGVYFTLSLFLALLVMLLGQPLIQAIVNLSNPEPALAKELLTYARIRLWETPFALLVILNVGYFLGVGNSRIPLILSWMTVILNAILAWVFIFQFGWGVAGAAWGAFIAVMVQCVVSFVVLFRQHGVMRPLWPHWKDASRTFRLGLPMGLADLSEVAGFSVFMTIISRLGTLELAASQIANQMASFGFMPAFALSAATGSLVSRFIGESSITTAQRVGWRGTIIGGSFMTLVAIAFITVPVPLVKLFTSDPALIDLCVKIMRVMALYQVVDGIAIILGGALSGAGDTRFRMLVTVLGSWSLLVLPAYLLTENGYGVQGAWTGALIYITSIALIYLWRFWSGRWKTKTL from the coding sequence ATGACCACTGCCCGCCGCTCCTCTGGACTCACCTCTCAACTCACCCAGCTGGCCTGGCCGCTCATGCTCTCCAACCTTGCCTACTCCATGATCGGCGTGACCGACACCCTGTTCATGGGAAGGCTGGGACAGGTGGAGGTGGGGGCAGTGGGACTTGGCTGGATGTACGCCTTTACCATCACCCTGCTTTTTCGCAGTTACACCAACTCTGTGACCACCTTTGTGGCCCGTGCCTTTGGAGCAGGTGAACCGCAGGAGATGCGCAAGTGGTATGGGGTCTACTTCACCCTCTCGTTGTTTCTGGCCCTGCTGGTGATGCTGCTGGGTCAGCCCCTGATTCAGGCCATTGTCAACCTCTCCAATCCCGAACCTGCCCTGGCAAAAGAACTCCTCACCTATGCACGCATCCGACTGTGGGAAACTCCTTTTGCCCTGCTGGTGATCCTGAACGTGGGTTATTTTCTGGGGGTGGGAAACAGCCGGATTCCCCTGATCCTCAGCTGGATGACGGTGATCCTGAACGCCATTCTGGCCTGGGTTTTCATCTTCCAGTTTGGCTGGGGAGTGGCTGGAGCGGCATGGGGTGCCTTCATTGCGGTGATGGTGCAATGTGTGGTCAGTTTTGTGGTGCTCTTCAGACAGCACGGGGTGATGAGGCCCCTCTGGCCCCATTGGAAGGACGCCTCTCGCACCTTCAGGCTTGGCCTCCCAATGGGTCTTGCCGACCTTTCTGAAGTGGCAGGATTTTCGGTGTTCATGACCATCATTTCCAGGCTGGGAACGCTGGAGCTTGCGGCCTCCCAGATTGCCAACCAGATGGCCAGTTTCGGTTTCATGCCTGCCTTTGCCCTCTCGGCAGCAACCGGAAGCCTGGTGTCCCGTTTCATTGGGGAGAGCAGCATCACCACAGCCCAGCGTGTGGGATGGCGAGGGACCATCATCGGGGGGAGTTTCATGACCCTGGTGGCCATTGCCTTCATCACTGTTCCTGTTCCACTGGTCAAACTCTTCACCAGTGATCCTGCCCTGATTGACCTCTGTGTGAAGATCATGCGGGTGATGGCCCTCTATCAGGTGGTGGATGGCATCGCCATCATCCTGGGAGGAGCCCTCTCCGGTGCAGGGGACACCCGGTTTAGAATGCTGGTGACGGTGCTCGGTTCATGGAGCCTGCTGGTGCTGCCTGCTTACCTCCTCACCGAGAATGGGTATGGGGTGCAGGGGGCCTGGACCGGAGCGCTGATCTACATCACATCCATTGCCCTGATTTATCTGTGGCGTTTCTGGAGCGGACGGTGGAAGACAAAAACCCTGTGA
- a CDS encoding histidine triad nucleotide-binding protein, translating into MEKSIFQRIIDREIPSQIVYEDDKFIAIRDIAPKAPVHLLLIPKQFSSRLDEIADAQHMGELFMTANRVAKEHLTDYRLVVNVGAGGGQVVFHTHIHIMGGWEDRSEAEHLTEAAQ; encoded by the coding sequence ATGGAGAAAAGCATCTTCCAGAGAATCATTGACCGAGAAATTCCCTCCCAGATCGTCTATGAAGACGACAAATTCATTGCCATCCGGGACATTGCCCCCAAGGCCCCCGTTCACCTGCTGCTGATCCCCAAGCAGTTCTCCAGCCGCCTGGATGAAATCGCTGATGCCCAGCACATGGGAGAACTGTTCATGACCGCCAACAGGGTGGCAAAAGAGCACCTGACCGACTACCGTCTGGTGGTCAACGTCGGGGCTGGAGGGGGACAGGTGGTTTTCCACACACACATCCACATCATGGGCGGATGGGAAGACCGTTCCGAGGCCGAGCACCTCACTGAAGCTGCACAGTAA
- a CDS encoding metallophosphoesterase, with amino-acid sequence MRILAIADPHLSRKTPKPMTIFGPGWAGHPDVFFQRWCETVQPDDLVLIPGDISWAMHFRDALLDLQDIADLPGIKVISRGNHDYWWPAITRLRAELPAGIYALQNDAIRFDDTVICGTRGWVTPGTEGFKPEDEKIYLREVERLRLTLEAARKLEGKQVLVMLHYPLTNAAFEPNGFTRLIEEYRPAGVVYGHLHGVNQDKLIRHWCGIPLHFVAADALKFVPRVLGKTEASADSAL; translated from the coding sequence ATGCGCATTCTGGCCATCGCTGACCCGCACCTCTCCCGCAAGACCCCCAAGCCGATGACGATTTTCGGTCCGGGGTGGGCGGGCCATCCAGATGTGTTTTTTCAGCGCTGGTGTGAGACGGTGCAGCCAGATGATCTTGTTCTGATCCCCGGAGACATCTCCTGGGCCATGCATTTTCGGGATGCCTTGCTGGACCTGCAGGACATTGCTGACCTCCCTGGAATCAAGGTGATTTCCAGAGGCAATCACGATTACTGGTGGCCTGCCATCACCCGCTTGAGGGCAGAATTGCCTGCGGGGATTTATGCCCTGCAAAACGATGCGATCCGTTTTGATGACACGGTGATCTGTGGCACCCGGGGCTGGGTCACCCCTGGAACAGAGGGCTTCAAGCCCGAAGATGAAAAAATCTACCTGCGTGAAGTGGAGCGTCTGAGGCTGACCCTGGAAGCTGCCCGCAAGCTTGAGGGCAAACAGGTGCTGGTGATGCTGCACTACCCCCTCACCAATGCGGCTTTTGAACCCAATGGATTCACCCGCCTGATCGAGGAGTACCGTCCTGCAGGTGTGGTCTATGGACACCTCCATGGGGTGAATCAGGACAAATTGATCCGGCACTGGTGCGGTATTCCTTTGCATTTTGTGGCGGCAGATGCCCTGAAATTTGTGCCCAGGGTGCTGGGGAAAACAGAAGCATCTGCTGATTCAGCCCTGTGA
- the meaB gene encoding methylmalonyl Co-A mutase-associated GTPase MeaB: MSSPDLLSGLLQGNRRALARTITLLESQKKTHQQEARVLLEHILPHTGNAFRIGISGTPGVGKSTFIETFGLHLIGQGLKVAVLAVDPSSAVSGGSILADKTRMERLSSRPEAFIRPSPSAGVLGGVALHTREVMLACEAAGFDVILIETVGVGQSETVVSRLTDVFVLLTLPNAGDDLQAVKRGIMEVVDLILINKADLLPEEANLTQVQLESALRLQQSLAKVLQISALQGTHMEKVWSHLKSWQAQHQAQILHRRQVQQEAWFEDHLKALVWQQFLEQVNPERWASLREQTRTGKMDPVSAAHLLLEDTHGEKHLPENH; encoded by the coding sequence ATGTCCAGTCCTGACCTGCTCTCTGGTCTCCTGCAGGGAAACCGCAGGGCACTGGCCCGCACCATCACCCTGCTGGAAAGCCAGAAGAAAACTCACCAGCAAGAGGCCCGTGTGCTCCTGGAACACATCCTTCCTCACACCGGGAATGCTTTCCGCATTGGGATCAGTGGAACACCCGGAGTGGGGAAGAGCACCTTCATTGAAACTTTTGGCTTGCACCTGATTGGGCAGGGTCTCAAAGTGGCTGTGCTGGCCGTGGACCCCAGTTCGGCGGTTTCTGGTGGGTCCATTCTGGCAGACAAGACCCGCATGGAACGCCTTTCCAGCAGGCCAGAAGCTTTCATCCGCCCCAGCCCAAGTGCTGGAGTGCTGGGTGGAGTGGCCCTGCACACCCGCGAAGTGATGCTGGCCTGTGAGGCTGCAGGCTTCGACGTGATCCTGATTGAGACTGTTGGGGTGGGCCAGTCTGAAACCGTGGTTTCCAGACTCACCGATGTTTTTGTGCTGCTGACCCTCCCTAACGCTGGAGACGACCTTCAGGCGGTCAAGCGCGGCATCATGGAAGTGGTGGACCTCATCCTCATCAACAAAGCGGACCTGCTGCCTGAAGAGGCCAACCTCACCCAGGTGCAGCTTGAAAGTGCCCTCAGGCTTCAGCAATCTCTGGCAAAGGTCTTGCAGATCAGTGCTCTGCAGGGCACCCACATGGAAAAGGTGTGGAGCCACCTGAAATCCTGGCAGGCCCAGCATCAGGCCCAGATCCTGCACAGAAGACAGGTCCAGCAGGAAGCCTGGTTCGAGGACCACCTGAAAGCCCTGGTCTGGCAGCAGTTTCTGGAACAGGTGAACCCAGAGCGCTGGGCCTCCTTGCGGGAACAGACCAGAACGGGCAAAATGGACCCGGTAAGCGCAGCCCACCTTTTGTTGGAGGACACCCATGGAGAAAAGCATCTTCCAGAGAATCATTGA
- a CDS encoding leishmanolysin-related zinc metalloendopeptidase, producing the protein MKKHLLALVALMVVACNSTPVVPSASPKETPRLPSHLLEIHFQDTNSDHPTTSAVKVGGGIDKQWLSTLSSGITFQSLSSNSFTVRRTGTRYLTAVYKVTNNTGRTLHNLSFIGVNLDDADGNATNNSTAPTPGSTIFRSVRFFDGSDASARAASLVAGPLYTYDFQNDAAKMAAEGTRFTSTLDVTGFEVAPPAGLTSEVTSRAWVLDGDLPDGASRTLTFSVSYPMASTAAQDPFGFSVMVAYAEDLGLPEPFNIQLTFPQSTLLTPSQKQVFETAARRWEKVILEGSNDFYDFDLGDGRVLNVDDLEITADAVNIDGVGGVLGRAGPEFVRPFSEIPITGIMQFDAADLAQMESEGSLQNVILHEMGHVLGIGTLERWDNLLVHNGGSNCQVATSVKFNGANAMQKYLTLGGSGQVPVEDQFGAGTKCGHWKESVFDHELMTGFVESGPMPLSALTTGALQDLGYVVNHSAADTFQMPSIVKQGLPVTGRELNEILLQPRVLPGH; encoded by the coding sequence GTGAAAAAACACCTGCTTGCTCTGGTGGCCCTGATGGTTGTGGCCTGCAACTCTACCCCTGTGGTGCCTTCTGCATCCCCCAAAGAGACCCCCAGATTGCCCTCACACCTTCTGGAAATTCACTTTCAGGACACCAATTCTGACCACCCCACCACTTCTGCTGTAAAAGTGGGTGGAGGAATTGATAAACAATGGCTCTCCACACTCAGTTCGGGCATCACCTTCCAGAGTCTGTCCAGCAACTCTTTCACTGTGAGGCGCACCGGAACCCGGTACCTGACTGCGGTCTACAAAGTCACCAACAACACAGGTCGCACCCTCCACAACCTGTCTTTCATAGGGGTGAACCTCGATGATGCCGATGGCAACGCCACCAACAACAGCACAGCACCCACCCCTGGGAGCACCATCTTCCGCAGTGTGCGCTTCTTTGATGGCAGTGACGCCAGTGCCCGTGCAGCTTCACTGGTGGCTGGACCTCTGTACACCTATGATTTCCAGAACGATGCTGCAAAGATGGCTGCAGAGGGAACCCGTTTCACCAGCACACTTGATGTCACTGGCTTTGAGGTGGCCCCTCCTGCTGGCCTGACCAGTGAAGTCACTTCAAGAGCATGGGTGCTCGATGGAGATTTGCCAGATGGGGCAAGCCGAACCCTGACCTTCAGTGTCAGTTATCCGATGGCCTCCACTGCGGCTCAGGACCCCTTTGGGTTTTCGGTGATGGTGGCTTATGCAGAAGATCTGGGGCTTCCCGAACCTTTCAACATCCAGCTGACTTTTCCCCAGAGCACCCTGCTGACCCCCAGCCAGAAACAGGTGTTTGAAACTGCAGCCCGCAGGTGGGAAAAGGTCATTCTGGAAGGATCGAATGACTTTTATGACTTTGACCTGGGAGATGGTCGGGTGCTGAATGTGGACGATCTTGAGATCACCGCAGATGCAGTCAACATTGATGGAGTTGGAGGGGTGCTGGGCCGTGCAGGACCGGAATTTGTCCGCCCATTCTCTGAAATTCCAATCACTGGAATCATGCAGTTCGATGCTGCAGACCTGGCCCAGATGGAATCAGAGGGAAGCCTCCAGAACGTGATCCTGCATGAGATGGGCCATGTGCTGGGGATCGGTACCCTGGAACGCTGGGACAACCTGCTGGTGCACAACGGAGGGAGCAACTGTCAGGTGGCCACCAGTGTCAAATTCAATGGTGCAAATGCCATGCAAAAATACCTGACCCTGGGCGGAAGTGGTCAGGTGCCTGTGGAAGACCAGTTTGGTGCTGGCACCAAATGTGGACACTGGAAGGAATCCGTCTTTGACCATGAACTCATGACCGGCTTTGTGGAAAGTGGTCCCATGCCCCTGAGCGCATTGACCACCGGGGCTTTGCAGGACCTGGGCTATGTGGTCAATCACAGTGCCGCAGACACGTTCCAGATGCCTTCGATTGTGAAGCAAGGGCTGCCTGTCACAGGCAGAGAACTGAATGAAATTCTGCTCCAGCCCAGGGTTCTTCCTGGCCACTGA